A genomic window from Pseudomonas argentinensis includes:
- a CDS encoding DUF481 domain-containing protein has product MFTRTLLCLGLSVATTPLLADTVWMKNGDRLTGTIKVLDGGKLLLETDYGGSIPLDWKKIATLDSEQELLVKEDEITGERAKSLQAADSGKVTLANGDAPKTVELASIKQIMKPKPFVEDFMWKGNVDVAMDYKRAESDTDDYDVDLKTQARHGKWRHNATVDYNRELRNDVVSTDNWGTEYALDRFLDEQWFWQGRFEYKRDQIEDLERQRTVGTGPGYQFWDNELGAFSVAGLLNRSDYEYANGEKDNFYAISMRWDYNRYLIGKTFELFSTGEVGKPLASAADYSLDAEVGLRYKVTDWASLNMKASKDQVSGSEGDKDETRYTIGFGVGW; this is encoded by the coding sequence ATGTTTACTCGTACCTTGTTGTGCCTGGGCCTCAGCGTAGCCACCACACCGCTGCTGGCCGATACCGTATGGATGAAGAACGGCGACCGCCTGACCGGAACCATCAAGGTTCTCGACGGGGGCAAGCTGCTGCTGGAAACCGATTACGGTGGTTCCATTCCGCTGGACTGGAAAAAGATCGCCACCCTCGACAGCGAACAGGAGTTGCTGGTCAAGGAGGACGAAATCACCGGTGAGCGTGCCAAGTCGCTGCAGGCTGCCGATTCCGGCAAGGTGACCCTCGCCAATGGCGATGCACCGAAGACCGTCGAGCTGGCCAGCATCAAGCAGATCATGAAGCCCAAGCCCTTCGTCGAAGACTTCATGTGGAAAGGCAACGTCGACGTGGCCATGGACTACAAGCGTGCCGAGAGCGACACCGACGACTACGATGTCGACCTCAAGACCCAGGCCCGCCATGGCAAGTGGCGTCACAATGCGACGGTCGATTACAACCGCGAACTGCGCAACGACGTGGTCAGCACCGATAACTGGGGCACCGAATATGCCCTGGACCGCTTCCTCGACGAACAGTGGTTCTGGCAGGGGCGCTTCGAATACAAGCGCGACCAGATCGAGGATCTCGAGCGGCAGCGTACGGTGGGTACCGGTCCGGGTTACCAGTTCTGGGACAACGAGCTGGGGGCGTTTTCGGTGGCCGGTCTGCTCAACCGTTCCGACTATGAGTACGCCAACGGCGAGAAGGACAACTTCTACGCCATCAGTATGCGTTGGGACTACAACCGTTACCTGATCGGCAAGACCTTCGAACTGTTCAGTACCGGCGAGGTGGGCAAGCCGCTGGCCAGTGCCGCCGACTACTCGCTGGATGCCGAAGTGGGCCTGCGCTACAAGGTCACCGACTGGGCCTCGTTGAACATGAAGGCGTCCAAGGATCAGGTCAGTGGTTCGGAAGGCGACAAGGACGAAACCCGATACACCATCGGCTTCGGGGTGGGTTGGTAA
- a CDS encoding co-chaperone GroES yields the protein MKLRPLHDRVVIRRSEEETKTAGGIVLPGSAAEKPNQGEIVAVGTGRVLDSGEVRALAVKVGDKVVFGPYSGSNTVKVDGEDLLVMSENEILAVVEA from the coding sequence ATGAAGCTTCGTCCTTTGCATGACCGCGTCGTGATCCGTCGCAGCGAAGAAGAAACCAAAACCGCTGGCGGTATCGTGCTGCCGGGCTCGGCTGCCGAGAAGCCGAATCAGGGCGAAATCGTTGCCGTGGGTACTGGCCGTGTTCTGGACAGCGGTGAAGTCCGTGCCCTGGCCGTCAAGGTCGGTGACAAGGTGGTGTTCGGCCCATATTCGGGCAGCAACACCGTCAAGGTCGACGGCGAAGACCTGCTGGTGATGAGCGAGAACGAAATCCTCGCCGTCGTCGAAGCCTGA
- a CDS encoding AmpG family muropeptide MFS transporter, with amino-acid sequence MHRKSWRDAIAAYSSPSTLVLLVLGFAAGLPYMLVFSTLSVWLREAGVARETIGFASLIGLAYAFKWVWSPLLDQWRLPLLGKLGRRRSWLVLSQILIAIGLAGMALCDPHTHLTWLIALAVLVAFASATQDIAVDAYRLEIVDDTRQAALAASYMAGYRVAALLATAGALYVAEGLGSTTLLYQHAAWAGTYLLFALLMLPGLLTSLWMKEPPVSLRTQLAAAKYGFSHQIASVLVLIVLLVSVPAMFTQLYNTDFPSLVTGEATLLDLLLEDRAFLRAILYTILTTLCLSSMGRRGLAPVLTPVNDFILRYRWQAFLLLGLIATYRMSDTVMGVMANVFYIDQGFTKDQIASVSKLFGLIMTLVGAGAGGLLIVRFGILPILFIGGAASAATNLLFMMLSGMGANLQMLVFTISADNFSSGLATAAFVAYLSSLTNLKFSATQYALLSSIMLLLPRLIGGYSGVLVEKFGYADFFLITALMGVPTLLLILVQWRQQSRASTA; translated from the coding sequence ATGCATCGTAAAAGCTGGCGCGACGCGATCGCCGCCTACTCCAGCCCCTCGACACTGGTTCTTCTGGTGCTAGGGTTCGCCGCCGGCCTGCCTTACATGTTGGTGTTCTCGACCCTGTCGGTGTGGCTGCGCGAAGCGGGCGTAGCGCGGGAAACCATCGGCTTCGCCAGCCTGATCGGCCTGGCCTACGCCTTCAAGTGGGTGTGGTCGCCCCTGCTCGACCAATGGCGCCTGCCGTTGCTCGGCAAGCTCGGCAGACGGCGCTCCTGGCTGGTGCTGTCGCAGATTCTGATCGCCATCGGCCTGGCCGGCATGGCGCTGTGCGATCCGCACACCCACCTGACCTGGCTGATCGCCCTGGCCGTGCTGGTGGCCTTCGCCTCGGCGACCCAGGACATCGCCGTCGATGCCTACCGCCTGGAGATTGTCGACGACACCCGCCAGGCCGCCCTGGCCGCCAGTTACATGGCCGGCTACCGGGTCGCCGCGCTGCTGGCCACCGCCGGCGCACTGTACGTTGCCGAGGGCCTGGGCTCGACCACCCTGCTCTACCAGCACGCCGCCTGGGCCGGTACCTACCTGCTGTTCGCCCTGTTGATGCTGCCGGGCCTGTTGACCAGCCTGTGGATGAAGGAGCCGCCGGTTTCCCTGCGAACCCAGCTGGCCGCCGCCAAGTACGGCTTCAGCCACCAGATCGCCTCGGTACTGGTGCTGATCGTGCTGCTGGTGTCGGTGCCGGCGATGTTCACCCAGCTGTACAACACCGATTTTCCCAGCCTGGTGACCGGCGAAGCCACGTTGCTCGACCTGCTGCTCGAGGACCGCGCCTTCCTGCGCGCCATCCTCTACACCATCCTCACCACCCTGTGCCTGTCATCGATGGGGCGCCGCGGCCTGGCGCCGGTGCTCACCCCGGTCAACGACTTCATCCTGCGCTACCGCTGGCAGGCCTTCCTGTTGCTGGGGCTGATCGCTACCTATCGCATGTCCGATACGGTGATGGGCGTGATGGCCAACGTGTTCTACATCGACCAGGGCTTCACCAAGGACCAGATCGCCAGCGTCAGCAAACTGTTCGGCCTGATCATGACCCTGGTCGGTGCCGGTGCCGGTGGGCTGCTGATCGTGCGCTTCGGCATCTTGCCGATCCTGTTCATCGGCGGCGCGGCGTCGGCGGCCACCAACCTCCTGTTCATGATGCTGTCAGGCATGGGCGCCAACCTGCAGATGCTGGTCTTCACCATCTCTGCCGACAACTTCAGCTCAGGGTTGGCGACCGCGGCCTTCGTGGCCTACCTGTCAAGCCTGACCAACCTGAAATTCTCGGCCACCCAGTACGCGCTGCTGAGCTCCATCATGCTGCTGCTGCCACGGCTGATCGGCGGTTATTCGGGGGTGCTGGTGGAGAAGTTCGGCTATGCGGATTTCTTCCTGATCACCGCGCTGATGGGCGTGCCGACGCTGCTGCTGATCCTGGTGCAGTGGCGCCAGCAGAGCCGCGCGAGCACGGCCTGA
- a CDS encoding response regulator, translating to MPNPHLSILVVDDAKFSSAMIGRALSQAGYQDIRFASSAAEAISNLEQRPASVLLADWLMPEMDGLELTGRVRQLDEAAEHYTYVILLTGKEGENVLNEAFDRGVDDFISKSAMNEQLLPRVFAAERLCSTLQRLLQENALLVQNIASLEERNLVDPLTGLGNTRYLKQKMADSLRQVESRGGALCYLLIGLQGADELGTRHGKAFYNELLRSVARRLQQLVRPLDVLVSLDDRHFALITLLEDLQECSPSSFKRLHEGLNLKAFKTSEGFISLKAGIAVVGLDSKAMPMEQQQLLDLATRLLPEAHASGRVTAVRLPRT from the coding sequence ATGCCCAACCCCCATCTCAGTATTCTGGTGGTGGACGATGCCAAGTTCTCGAGCGCCATGATCGGACGCGCATTGAGCCAGGCTGGATATCAGGATATTCGCTTCGCCAGCAGCGCTGCCGAAGCCATCAGCAACCTCGAACAACGCCCCGCCAGCGTGCTGCTGGCCGACTGGCTGATGCCCGAAATGGACGGCCTGGAGCTGACCGGCCGGGTGCGCCAGCTCGATGAAGCGGCCGAACACTACACCTATGTCATTCTGCTGACCGGCAAGGAAGGCGAGAACGTGCTCAACGAAGCCTTCGACCGCGGCGTCGATGACTTCATCAGCAAGTCGGCCATGAACGAACAGCTGCTGCCGCGGGTGTTCGCCGCCGAGCGTCTGTGCAGCACCCTGCAGCGTCTGCTCCAGGAAAACGCCCTCTTGGTGCAGAACATCGCCAGCCTGGAGGAGCGCAACCTGGTCGACCCGCTGACCGGCCTGGGCAACACCCGCTACCTGAAGCAGAAGATGGCGGATAGCCTGCGCCAGGTGGAGTCGCGCGGTGGCGCACTGTGCTACCTGCTGATCGGCCTGCAGGGCGCCGACGAACTGGGCACGCGCCACGGCAAGGCGTTCTACAACGAATTGCTGCGCAGCGTGGCCCGGCGCCTGCAACAGCTGGTGCGCCCGCTGGACGTGCTGGTCAGCCTGGACGATCGTCACTTCGCGCTGATCACCCTGCTCGAAGACCTGCAGGAATGCTCGCCGAGCAGCTTCAAGCGCCTGCACGAGGGGCTCAACCTCAAGGCCTTCAAGACCAGCGAAGGCTTCATCAGCCTCAAGGCCGGTATCGCCGTGGTCGGGCTGGACAGCAAGGCCATGCCCATGGAGCAGCAGCAACTGCTCGATCTGGCCACTCGCCTGCTACCGGAGGCCCATGCCAGCGGCCGGGTGACCGCCGTACGCCTGCCGCGCACATGA
- a CDS encoding YajQ family cyclic di-GMP-binding protein: MPSFDVVSELDKHELTNALDNASKELERRFDLRGKCSFEVKDKAVTLTAEADFMLEQMLDIIRGCLIKRKIDSQCIETKDPYASGKVVKQEVEFREGIDKELAKKIVAHIKEAKLKVQAAIQGEQVRVTGKKRDDLQECIASLRGKDFGMPLQYNNFRD, translated from the coding sequence ATGCCCTCGTTCGACGTGGTGTCGGAGCTGGACAAACACGAACTCACCAACGCCCTGGACAATGCCAGCAAGGAGCTGGAGCGGCGCTTCGACCTGCGCGGCAAGTGCAGTTTCGAGGTCAAGGACAAGGCCGTCACGCTGACCGCCGAAGCCGATTTCATGCTCGAGCAGATGCTCGACATCATTCGTGGCTGCCTGATCAAGCGCAAGATCGACAGCCAGTGCATAGAAACCAAGGACCCCTACGCGTCCGGCAAGGTGGTCAAGCAGGAGGTCGAGTTCCGCGAAGGCATCGACAAGGAACTGGCCAAGAAGATCGTCGCCCACATCAAGGAAGCCAAGCTCAAGGTGCAGGCCGCCATCCAGGGCGAGCAGGTGCGCGTCACCGGCAAGAAGCGCGACGACCTGCAGGAGTGCATCGCCTCGCTGCGTGGCAAGGATTTCGGCATGCCCCTGCAGTACAACAACTTCCGCGATTGA
- a CDS encoding SDR family oxidoreductase has translation MQLEDKVIIITGGGQGLGRAMAEYLAKRRMRLALVDLNQEKLDETAAACRALGVQARTYLCNVASEEQVAQTITQIAEDFGSINGLVNNAGILRDGLTIKVKDGEMSKMSLAQWQSVIDVNLTGVFLCTREVAAKMIELQNEGAIINISSVSRAGNIGQANYSAAKAAVAADTVVWARELARYGIRVAGVAPGFIETEMVASMKPEALQRMAEVIPLKRLGKPEEIAHAIAFLLENEYFTGRILELDGGVRL, from the coding sequence ATGCAACTCGAAGACAAAGTCATCATCATCACCGGCGGCGGCCAGGGGCTCGGTCGCGCCATGGCCGAGTATCTCGCCAAGCGTCGTATGCGCCTGGCGCTGGTCGACCTCAACCAGGAAAAACTCGATGAAACCGCGGCGGCCTGCCGGGCGCTCGGGGTGCAGGCACGCACCTACCTGTGCAACGTGGCCAGCGAAGAACAGGTCGCCCAGACCATCACGCAGATCGCCGAGGACTTCGGCTCGATCAACGGCTTGGTCAACAACGCCGGCATCCTGCGCGACGGCCTGACCATCAAGGTCAAGGACGGCGAGATGAGCAAGATGAGCCTGGCCCAGTGGCAATCGGTGATCGACGTCAACCTGACCGGCGTGTTCCTGTGCACCCGGGAGGTGGCGGCGAAGATGATCGAGCTGCAGAACGAGGGGGCGATCATCAATATTTCCTCGGTGTCGCGGGCCGGCAATATCGGCCAGGCCAACTATTCGGCCGCCAAGGCCGCGGTGGCTGCCGATACCGTGGTCTGGGCTCGCGAGCTGGCGCGCTACGGCATCCGCGTGGCGGGCGTGGCACCGGGCTTCATCGAGACCGAGATGGTCGCCAGCATGAAGCCCGAGGCGCTGCAGCGCATGGCCGAGGTGATTCCGCTCAAGCGCCTTGGCAAACCAGAGGAGATCGCCCACGCCATCGCCTTTCTGCTGGAGAACGAGTATTTCACCGGGCGCATTCTCGAGCTCGACGGAGGCGTACGCCTGTAG
- a CDS encoding mechanosensitive ion channel family protein, with translation MDLNAEIDQLMRESQTWIPLIMQYGSRVLLALVTLLIGWWFINKLTNQVSNLLAARKADPALQGFIGSLANIILKVLLVISVASMIGVETTSFIAAIGAAGLAIGLALQGSLANFAGGVLILLFRPFRIGDWIEAQGVMGTVDSIQIFHTVLRTGDNKTVVVPNGNLSNGIITNYNRQPTRKVVFDVGVDYEADLQGAREVLLELADDPRVLKEPAPVVVVSALGDSAITVSLRLWVETPNYWDVMFMLNEQARDRLKTRGIGIPFPQRVVHVVQDAAVGA, from the coding sequence ATGGATTTGAATGCTGAAATCGACCAGCTGATGCGTGAGTCCCAGACCTGGATCCCGCTGATCATGCAGTACGGCAGCCGCGTGCTGCTGGCGCTGGTCACCCTGTTGATCGGTTGGTGGTTCATCAACAAGCTCACCAACCAGGTCAGCAATCTGCTGGCGGCCCGCAAGGCCGACCCGGCGCTGCAGGGTTTCATCGGCAGCCTGGCCAACATCATTCTCAAGGTGCTGTTGGTGATCAGCGTCGCCTCGATGATCGGTGTGGAGACCACCTCGTTCATCGCCGCTATCGGTGCCGCCGGCCTGGCCATTGGCCTGGCCCTGCAGGGCAGCCTGGCGAACTTCGCGGGCGGGGTGCTGATCCTGCTGTTTCGCCCCTTCCGCATCGGTGACTGGATCGAAGCCCAGGGCGTGATGGGCACCGTGGACAGCATCCAGATCTTCCACACCGTGCTGCGCACCGGGGACAACAAGACCGTGGTGGTGCCCAACGGCAACCTCTCCAACGGCATCATCACCAACTACAACCGCCAGCCGACGCGCAAGGTGGTGTTCGACGTGGGCGTGGATTACGAGGCCGACCTGCAGGGTGCCCGCGAGGTGCTGCTGGAGCTGGCCGATGATCCGCGGGTGTTGAAGGAGCCGGCGCCGGTGGTGGTGGTCAGCGCCCTGGGCGACAGCGCCATTACCGTTTCCCTGCGCCTGTGGGTGGAAACCCCGAACTACTGGGACGTGATGTTCATGCTCAACGAGCAGGCCCGTGACCGCCTGAAAACCCGGGGTATCGGTATTCCCTTCCCGCAGAGGGTGGTGCACGTGGTGCAGGACGCCGCCGTCGGCGCATGA
- a CDS encoding ATP-binding protein translates to MRLRHRLKNLPVGRKLLAALLVLLTAVLVVANMTFISAAYWISQESVAPQALQTLGRLIATPALSREALSSPEAAHELLKRLEGYGPLRAAVIYDAGGNSMAQLQRGEKLELPAQLDALDNWRIGEFRANQLVELPQGDAPPGHLLLVASSELPGAFYTGTVTASLVILLFSLVLWLLVARQIRRLVTSPIKRLEELTRQVTREENYSLRARRGNRDEIGSLAEAFNTMLERIEAREQQLKRARDDSEEAYNQARGLAEETRLSNRKLELEVQVRSKIEKKLTGFQNYLNSIIDSMPSALIALDEQLYVAQWNQEASALSGTSIDEAVNQPVFLAFPLLKPYLSKLKRTAEQHRVEKIERVTWIRDDEPHHYALTFYPLIGSIGRGVVIRIDDITQRLNLEEVMVQSEKMLSVGGLAAGMAHEINNPLGAILHNVQNIRRRLSPELPRNQEQAELAGVSLPAIDRYLAAREIPMLLDGIQQAGARASKIVTHMLSFSRLSNRQLAPCQLPALIDQAVEIASNDFDLTESFDFKSLLIQREFDPQLGPIPGIANELEQVLLNLLKNAAQAIHLREDESQPGKLILRTRLAPPWAEVQVEDNGVGIPEAVRKRIFEPFFTTKEVGQGTGLGLSVSYFIVTNNHKGQMEVHSRTGQGTCFTLRLPLGVGS, encoded by the coding sequence ATGCGCCTGCGCCACCGCCTGAAGAACCTCCCCGTTGGCCGAAAACTGCTCGCGGCGCTGCTGGTCTTGCTGACGGCGGTGCTGGTGGTCGCCAACATGACCTTCATCAGTGCAGCCTACTGGATTTCCCAGGAAAGCGTCGCGCCCCAGGCGCTGCAGACCCTCGGCCGGCTGATCGCCACGCCGGCCCTGAGCCGTGAAGCCCTCAGCTCGCCCGAAGCGGCCCATGAACTGCTCAAGCGCCTGGAGGGTTACGGCCCGCTGCGCGCGGCGGTGATCTACGATGCAGGCGGCAACAGCATGGCGCAGCTGCAGCGCGGCGAAAAACTCGAGCTGCCCGCCCAGCTCGACGCCCTGGACAACTGGCGTATCGGCGAGTTTCGCGCCAACCAGCTGGTCGAGCTGCCCCAGGGCGATGCCCCGCCCGGCCACCTGCTGCTGGTAGCCTCCAGCGAACTGCCGGGCGCCTTCTACACCGGTACCGTCACCGCCAGCCTGGTGATCCTGCTGTTCAGCCTGGTGCTCTGGCTGCTGGTGGCGCGGCAGATCCGCCGCCTGGTCACCAGCCCGATCAAGCGCCTCGAAGAACTCACCCGCCAGGTCACCCGCGAAGAGAACTACTCGCTGCGCGCCCGGCGCGGCAACCGCGACGAAATCGGCAGCCTGGCCGAGGCCTTCAACACCATGCTCGAACGCATCGAAGCCCGCGAGCAGCAGCTCAAGCGCGCCCGCGACGACTCCGAGGAAGCCTACAACCAGGCCCGCGGCCTGGCCGAGGAAACCCGCCTGTCGAACCGCAAGCTGGAACTCGAAGTGCAGGTGCGCAGCAAGATCGAGAAGAAGCTCACCGGTTTTCAGAACTACCTCAACAGCATCATCGATTCCATGCCCTCGGCGCTGATCGCCCTGGACGAGCAGCTCTACGTGGCGCAGTGGAATCAGGAAGCCAGCGCGCTGTCCGGCACCTCCATCGACGAGGCGGTGAACCAGCCGGTGTTTCTCGCCTTTCCGCTGCTCAAACCATACCTGTCCAAGCTCAAGCGCACCGCCGAGCAACACCGGGTCGAGAAGATCGAGCGCGTCACCTGGATCCGCGACGACGAGCCCCACCACTACGCCCTGACCTTCTACCCGCTGATCGGCAGCATCGGCCGCGGCGTGGTGATCCGCATCGACGACATCACCCAGCGCCTGAACCTCGAAGAAGTCATGGTGCAGTCCGAAAAGATGCTTTCCGTCGGCGGCCTGGCGGCCGGCATGGCCCACGAGATCAACAACCCCCTGGGCGCCATCCTGCACAACGTGCAGAACATCCGCCGGCGCCTGTCGCCGGAACTGCCGCGCAACCAGGAGCAGGCCGAGCTGGCCGGGGTCAGCCTGCCGGCCATCGACCGCTACCTGGCCGCGCGGGAAATTCCCATGCTGCTCGACGGTATCCAGCAGGCCGGCGCGCGGGCCTCGAAGATCGTCACCCACATGCTCAGTTTCAGCCGCCTGAGCAATCGCCAGCTGGCGCCCTGCCAGCTGCCGGCGCTGATCGACCAGGCGGTGGAGATCGCCAGCAACGACTTCGACCTGACCGAAAGCTTCGACTTCAAGAGCCTGCTCATCCAGCGCGAATTCGACCCGCAGCTCGGGCCGATCCCCGGCATCGCCAACGAACTGGAGCAGGTACTGCTCAACCTGCTGAAGAACGCCGCCCAGGCCATCCACCTGCGCGAGGACGAAAGCCAGCCTGGCAAGCTGATCCTGCGCACCCGCCTGGCGCCACCCTGGGCCGAAGTGCAGGTCGAGGACAACGGCGTGGGCATCCCCGAGGCCGTGCGCAAGCGCATCTTCGAGCCGTTCTTCACCACCAAGGAAGTCGGCCAGGGCACCGGCCTGGGCCTTTCCGTGTCGTACTTCATCGTCACCAACAACCACAAGGGCCAGATGGAGGTGCACTCGCGCACCGGCCAGGGCACCTGCTTCACCCTGCGCCTGCCACTGGGTGTGGGCAGCTGA
- a CDS encoding FxsA family protein: MRIFMLLFLLFPILELAVLISVGSAIGVLPTIALVILTSIFGGLMLRIAGITTAWRARERLARGEMPDQEVLQGLMMAVGGGLLLLPGFISDVIGILCLLPFTRRWLVERVRQRAAEQAARQRAFADDLAARNGQPGAHKPNVLEGEYERRE; this comes from the coding sequence ATGCGCATTTTCATGTTGTTGTTCCTACTGTTCCCGATCCTCGAGCTGGCCGTGCTGATCTCCGTGGGCAGCGCCATCGGTGTGCTGCCGACCATTGCCCTGGTGATCCTCACCTCGATTTTCGGTGGCCTGATGCTGCGCATTGCCGGGATCACCACCGCCTGGCGTGCCCGCGAGCGCCTGGCCCGCGGCGAAATGCCGGATCAGGAAGTGCTGCAGGGGCTGATGATGGCGGTCGGCGGCGGCCTGCTGCTGCTGCCGGGTTTCATCAGCGACGTCATCGGCATTCTCTGCCTGCTGCCGTTCACCCGGCGCTGGCTGGTCGAGCGCGTGCGCCAGCGCGCTGCCGAGCAGGCCGCGCGGCAGCGGGCCTTCGCCGATGACCTGGCGGCTCGCAACGGCCAGCCCGGCGCCCACAAGCCGAACGTGCTGGAAGGCGAGTACGAGCGCCGCGAGTAA
- a CDS encoding MGMT family protein, whose protein sequence is MPTRQNDYSAPPADGDQQARRDALYLALAQVPPGKVITYGELAALAGLARAARWVGRTLGQLPDGTALPWHRVVAAGGRLSLAADSPSGVEQRARLRVEGVLSHNGRVDIRRHGWRPLEHEA, encoded by the coding sequence ATGCCGACACGACAAAACGATTACAGCGCGCCGCCGGCCGACGGCGACCAACAGGCCCGCCGTGATGCGCTGTACCTGGCGCTGGCCCAGGTGCCGCCCGGCAAGGTGATCACCTATGGCGAGCTGGCCGCGCTGGCGGGCCTGGCGCGCGCGGCGCGCTGGGTCGGCCGCACCCTCGGCCAACTGCCCGATGGCACCGCCCTGCCCTGGCATCGCGTGGTCGCCGCTGGCGGCCGGCTGAGCCTGGCGGCCGACTCGCCAAGCGGGGTTGAACAACGTGCCCGATTGCGCGTCGAAGGGGTGCTATCCCACAATGGTCGGGTGGATATCCGACGTCACGGCTGGCGGCCCCTGGAGCACGAGGCATGA
- a CDS encoding putative 2-dehydropantoate 2-reductase, which produces MSWHVLGAGSLGSLWATRLFRAGVPVQLVLRNPQRLAAYLQAGGLTLVEQGQSERYAIAASDLSDPAPIARLLLACKAYDAVEAIAAVAHRLAPEAEVILLQNGLGSQDEVAQQLPGRRCLPASSTEGAFRDGDWRVVFAGQGHTWIGDPIDVTPPTWLSDLQRGQIPHTWSPDILGRLWRKLALNCAINPLTVLHSCRNGELVRHSDEVEALCAELVALLIGSGQAEAARDLRHEVWRVIEATAANYSSMYQDVASARRTEISYLLGYACAAAEQAALQLPHLQAVHQRLLAHLDRHGLPRH; this is translated from the coding sequence ATGAGCTGGCACGTACTCGGTGCCGGCAGTCTGGGCAGCCTCTGGGCCACTCGCCTGTTTCGCGCCGGGGTGCCGGTACAGCTGGTTCTGCGTAACCCGCAACGCCTGGCGGCATACCTCCAGGCGGGCGGCCTGACGCTGGTCGAGCAGGGCCAGAGCGAGCGGTACGCCATAGCCGCCAGTGACCTGAGCGACCCGGCGCCCATCGCCCGCCTGCTACTGGCGTGCAAGGCCTATGACGCCGTCGAAGCGATCGCTGCCGTCGCCCATCGCCTGGCACCGGAGGCCGAGGTGATCCTGCTGCAGAACGGCCTGGGCAGCCAGGACGAAGTGGCGCAGCAGCTTCCCGGCCGCCGCTGCCTGCCGGCCTCCAGTACCGAGGGCGCGTTTCGCGATGGCGACTGGCGCGTGGTGTTCGCCGGCCAGGGCCACACCTGGATCGGCGACCCAATCGACGTCACACCGCCAACCTGGTTGAGCGATCTCCAGCGCGGCCAGATTCCCCATACCTGGAGCCCGGATATCCTGGGGCGCTTGTGGCGCAAGCTGGCGCTCAACTGCGCCATCAACCCGCTGACCGTGCTGCATAGCTGTCGCAATGGCGAGCTGGTGCGCCACAGTGACGAGGTCGAGGCGCTGTGTGCCGAGCTGGTCGCGTTGCTGATCGGCAGCGGCCAGGCTGAGGCGGCCCGGGACCTGCGCCACGAGGTGTGGCGGGTGATCGAGGCCACCGCCGCCAACTACTCGTCCATGTACCAGGACGTCGCCAGTGCTCGCCGCACCGAGATCAGCTACCTGCTCGGCTATGCCTGCGCCGCCGCCGAGCAGGCAGCGCTGCAGCTGCCCCACCTGCAAGCCGTGCATCAGCGGCTGCTCGCCCATCTGGACCGCCACGGATTGCCGCGCCATTGA